The following coding sequences lie in one Plasmodium berghei ANKA genome assembly, chromosome: 7 genomic window:
- a CDS encoding memo-like protein, with amino-acid sequence MSTYRRAYHSGSWYSDNSNVLKNSIESLFEKINLPKQQVKAAICPHAGYAYCLETSSHVYSCINVENIKNIFILGPNHHIYNKGCLLPQVDKYETPFGFLQINKNVISDIMKNGTQNLYDYIDEIDDEEEHSIEMQLPLIKYIIKEKDIKIVPIYVGCIGNDINKINEFCNPLKKYFQDKTNAFIFSSDFCHFGRRFSFTNILEKYNDKYIHKKIENMDKDGINIITKHHVQDFIDYLKKTHNTICGSNPIKIMLQLIQSFPGKLSTQLMHYSQSNPAQSINESSVSYAGIISQFN; translated from the exons aaataaatttaccAAAACAACAAGTTAAAGCTGCTATTTGCCc CCATGCAGGATATGCTTATTGCCTTGAAACTAGTTCCCATGTTTATTCCTGTATAAATGTTGAAAATAT aaaaaatatttttattctcGGTCCAAATCACCATATTTACAACAAAGGATGCTTACTTCCACAAGttgataaatatgaaaCACCTTTCGGgtttttacaaataaacaaaaatg TTATATCagatattatgaaaaatggcacacaaaatttatatgacTACATTGATGAAATTGATGATGAAGAAGAGCATTCGATAGAAATGCAATTGCcactaataaaatatataattaaaga AAAAGACATTAAAATAGTACCAATCTACGTCGGATGTATAGGAAAtgatattaacaaaattaacGAATTTT gCAAccctttaaaaaaatattttcaagaCAAAACAAatgcatttatattttcttctgaTTTTTGTCATTTTGGACGAAG ATTTAGCTTTACAAAcatattagaaaaatataatgataaatatattcataaaaaaattgag AATATGGATAAAGACggaattaatattatcacGAAACATCATGTCCAAg attTTATCGactatttaaaaaaaactcaCAATACTATATGCGGATCTAATcctataaaaattatgctTCAG CTGATTCAATCTTTCCCCGGAAAATTATCAACACAATTAATGCATTATTCACAg TCCAACCCCGCTCAAAGTATAAATGAATCATCTGTATCTTATGCTGGAATAATTTCacaatttaattaa